The Acidimicrobiales bacterium genome has a segment encoding these proteins:
- a CDS encoding LON peptidase substrate-binding domain-containing protein — translation MSDGEELVAIPLPMFPLGTVALPGSVVPLHIFEPRYRQLAHDLQRGDGRFGIVLIERGHEVGGGEVRTTFGTRMRMAEATEFDDGRWAILAVGEERIRVVTWLPDDPYPLALVETPPPGPAPSEEANAVAEAAVRQALGLAARLGYEVPSLDDVLVGDPATRQWQLAGVTPAGPVDRQRILAEDDAERRADVIAALALDAAEMFALELGRREDG, via the coding sequence GTGAGCGACGGCGAAGAGCTGGTGGCGATCCCGCTGCCGATGTTCCCCCTCGGCACGGTGGCGTTGCCGGGGTCGGTGGTGCCGCTGCACATCTTCGAGCCCCGCTACCGCCAACTCGCCCACGACCTCCAGCGCGGCGACGGCCGCTTCGGCATCGTGCTGATCGAGCGCGGCCATGAAGTCGGCGGCGGGGAGGTGCGCACCACGTTCGGCACGCGCATGCGCATGGCCGAGGCAACCGAGTTCGACGACGGGCGCTGGGCGATCCTCGCCGTCGGGGAGGAGCGCATCCGCGTGGTCACGTGGCTGCCCGACGACCCGTATCCGCTGGCGCTGGTCGAAACGCCGCCACCCGGTCCGGCGCCGTCGGAGGAGGCCAACGCCGTGGCCGAAGCCGCCGTGCGCCAGGCGCTGGGTCTCGCCGCCCGGCTCGGCTACGAGGTACCGTCCCTCGACGACGTGCTCGTGGGCGATCCGGCGACACGGCAGTGGCAACTCGCCGGCGTGACGCCCGCCGGGCCCGTCGACCGCCAGCGCATCCTCGCCGAAGACGACGCCGAGCGGCGCGCCGACGTGATCGCCGCCCTCGCCC
- the dacB gene encoding D-alanyl-D-alanine carboxypeptidase/D-alanyl-D-alanine-endopeptidase: MTARQRRTTVVLAVLIALVSGGAAVALTRADGSAGDASPSPAVGVLSPRRAPEAFRDLIADTRLASRVGAFMRSVSSTSCAEVRADDSPILAVHADQLLMPASSLKLTTAAAFLAKAGGRSRFTTHVWFPRQDASGAVAFLALEGSGDPLLATKSYVDTRSHPPKPFTDFAQLAAKLHAAGITRVTGGIEVVDNAYDNERRVPTWSSGYTTGGDVGPLGALAVNDGFSSYAPLVAAPDPGIAAANELRAELQGLGIAVAGATTRASRPAAPVEEVSVESATYANVVTEMLTESDNNTAELLLKELSRRAGDHPATRAAGVAARAAALRTLGIDPKQVQAIDGSGLDRSDRATCDALLDTLTSRPGGFDLGTMLAVAGQTGTLDDRFLDSPLKGTLRAKTGTLDGVTALVGIVDPKATTKLRFAFISNGNFTAAGGEALQDRLVAALATYPEAPPADTLAP; encoded by the coding sequence GTGACGGCGCGGCAGCGCCGCACCACCGTCGTGCTCGCGGTGTTGATCGCCCTCGTCAGCGGCGGCGCCGCGGTGGCGCTCACGCGGGCGGACGGATCCGCTGGGGACGCGTCGCCGTCGCCCGCGGTCGGGGTCCTCTCGCCGCGCCGCGCGCCCGAGGCCTTTCGCGACCTGATCGCCGACACCCGTCTGGCGAGTCGCGTCGGCGCCTTCATGCGTTCGGTGTCGTCGACGTCGTGCGCCGAGGTGCGCGCCGACGATTCGCCGATCCTGGCGGTGCACGCTGACCAACTGCTGATGCCGGCGTCGTCGCTGAAGCTCACGACGGCCGCTGCGTTCCTCGCCAAGGCGGGCGGCCGCAGCCGCTTTACGACCCACGTCTGGTTCCCGCGCCAGGACGCGTCGGGCGCCGTGGCGTTCTTGGCGCTCGAAGGCAGCGGCGACCCACTGCTCGCCACCAAGAGCTACGTCGACACGCGCAGCCACCCGCCGAAGCCCTTCACCGACTTCGCCCAACTGGCGGCCAAGCTCCACGCCGCCGGGATCACGCGGGTCACGGGCGGCATCGAAGTCGTCGACAACGCCTACGACAACGAGCGCCGCGTCCCGACCTGGAGCAGCGGCTACACCACGGGCGGCGACGTCGGCCCGCTGGGCGCGTTGGCGGTGAACGACGGGTTCAGCTCGTACGCGCCCCTCGTCGCCGCGCCCGATCCAGGCATAGCAGCGGCGAACGAACTGCGCGCCGAACTCCAAGGACTTGGCATCGCCGTCGCGGGCGCCACGACGCGGGCCAGCCGTCCGGCGGCGCCTGTCGAGGAGGTCTCCGTCGAGTCGGCTACGTACGCCAACGTCGTCACGGAGATGCTGACGGAAAGCGACAACAACACCGCCGAGTTGTTGCTGAAGGAGCTGTCGCGGCGCGCCGGCGATCACCCCGCCACCCGTGCTGCGGGCGTGGCGGCGCGAGCGGCGGCGCTGCGCACGCTCGGGATCGACCCCAAGCAGGTGCAGGCGATCGACGGCTCGGGGCTCGACCGGTCCGACCGCGCGACCTGCGACGCGCTGCTCGACACCCTCACGAGCCGGCCCGGTGGGTTCGACCTCGGCACGATGCTCGCCGTCGCCGGCCAGACCGGCACGCTCGACGACCGCTTCCTCGACTCGCCGCTGAAGGGGACACTGCGGGCCAAGACCGGCACGCTCGACGGTGTCACCGCGTTGGTTGGCATCGTCGACCCGAAGGCGACGACGAAGCTGCGCTTCGCCTTCATCTCGAACGGGAACTTCACCGCCGCCGGCGGCGAGGCGCTGCAGGACCGCCTGGTCGCCGCGCTCGCCACCTATCCCGAGGCGCCGCCAGCGGACACACTGGCACCGTGA